The window CCTGGATTGCCATAGGCCGGAATGCTTTGTCCGGTGTCCTGCAGGGGGTCGTAGGGCGGGATGTTGAAGCCCGTGTCCTGGAGGGGGTCGTAGGCCGACGGCGGGGCCTCGCCGACCGGGGGCGGGGACGGGATCGGCCAGTTGCCGGAGGTGCTGGAGGGGCCGTCCACGAGCGGGATGCTCTCGGTGGGCTGCATGTCCAGCGGCAGTTCCATGCGGGTGGTCGGCCCCGGGGCGAAGGCCTGCTGGCCCGTGGGAGGGGTCGAGACGGCCCGGTAGGCGGCCGCGAATCCGCCCGCGGGCTCCCTGGTCGCGGGGCGTTCCGCCTTCTCGTACAGCGGGCCCGACGGGGACCCCGCGGGCCTGCGGGGCGCGTCCCGGCTCTCGTAGCCGGGCAGCGCGGAGCCGCCGGTCGCCCGGGCCCGGCTCTCCTCCAGATCCCTGCGGGCCGAGGACTCCCCGGGGCCTATGAGATCGGCGAACTTGTCGGCGATCTTGCGCTTGACCGGGCGCGGGGCGGAGCGCAGGGCGAGGGCGGCGGCCACTCCGACCAGGGACAGGCCGTAGAGGATGACGAAGATCGGCTTGGCCGCGCGACCCGCGTAGAGCCCGTGCACCAGGGCGGCGCACCAGGCCGGGTAGGCCAGCATGTGCATGGCCCGCCAGCGGGCGGCGACGGGGGCGGGGGAGGCGAAGCGGTTGCGCAGTGCGCCGGTGACGCCCACGAAGATCATGAGCATGCTGGCCACGGTGCCGAGGCCGATGAGGAACGCCCTGCCCGTGGCGTCTTCCTCACCGGTCAGGAGCAGCCCGAAGGGGATCACGGCGGCGACCCACGAGGTGTGGGCCAGTGCCAGCTTCACGCCGATGTGGACCAGGAGGAAGACGATCGAGGCGACCGCCGTGGTCCGGTGCACGGCCTGCGCCAGGATGCGCCTGCGCGTGTCGAGCAGGACCCGGTCCTGGGCGACGAGTCCCCAGATCACCGAGCAGGACAGGCACACGAGGGACAGCACGCCGGCGCCGAAGTTGAGGAACTCGGCGAACGAGTCGTCCGCCGTGGAGTCGTAAGGGTTCACGGCCGGCCTCCCCGCGTCCCGGTGGCCGGGGATGGCGAGGTGTTACTGCGATGAGGGTTCATGGGGGCAACTCCGAGCGGTTCGGGAAAGCGGTCCCGCTGCCGCACTCTAAGCGGAGCCATACCGATGGGTACGAGGTTTGAGTTATTGCGTTGTTATCAAAGGACAATATGGATGTTGCGATGTCCCTTAGTGACTATTACGCGAAGTAACCTTTGACCCTGGTTCAGCTTTTCGGGTACCGAACGGCCGTCCAGAAGCGCGTCGCGGCGCGCTGGGGGCCTGCGGTACCCTAACGCCATGCGTGCCGTACGCCTTCTGCTTAGCGGGCCGCGCTGATCAGTCCCGGCCACCGGACGAGTCGAGTGGCCGGAATCGGCGCGGCGTCCCCTCCTGTGCGAGGGGATTTTTCGTTTCTCGAACCCACAGCCGCAGGCAGAGACGATCGATGGAGCTTTGAGGATCATGAGCGAGACGAACCCCGCTGCCGCCGCCGAGGTGGCGGCGCCGCACCGCTACACGGCCGCCATGGCAGCCGACATCGAGGCACGCTGGCAGGACTTCTGGGACGCCGACAACACCTACGGCGCGCCCAATCCGAAGGGTGACCTGGCGGGCGAGCCGGAGGCCGTCGCCCAGCCCAAGAAGTTCATCATGGACATGTTCCCGTATCCCTCCGGTGCGGGCCTGCACGTCGGCCACCCCCTGGGCTACATCGCCACGGACGTCTTCGCCCGCTTCCAGCGGATGACCGGCCACAACGTCCTGCACACCCTGGGCTTCGACGCCTTCGGCCTGCCCGCCGAGCAGTACGCGGTGCAGACCGGCACGCACCCGCGCGTGTCCACCGAAGCCAACATGGAGAACATGAAGTCCCAGCTGCGCCGGCTGGGCCTGGGCCACGACAAGCGTCGGTCGTTCGCCACGATCGACCCGGACTACTACAAGTGGACCCAGTGGATCTTCCTGCAGATCTTCAACTCCTGGTACGACCACGACGCCCGGCGGGCCCGCCCGATCGCCGAGCTGATCGAGCAGTTCGCCTCCGGTGAGCGGCCCGTTCCGGGACACACGCGTGCGTGGAGCGAGCTGAGCGCCGCCGAGCAGGCCGACGTCCTGGGCGAGTTCCGGCTGGCCTACGCCTCCGACGCGCCGGTCAACTGGTGCCCCGGGCTGGGCACCGTGCTGGCCAACGAGGAGGTCACCGCCGAGGGTCGCTCCGAGCGCGGCAACTTCCCGGTCTTCAAGTCCAAGCTGCGCCAGTGGAACATGCGCATCACCGCCTACGCCGACCGGCTGCTGGAGGACCTGGAGGAGCTGGACTGGCCCGAGGCCATCAAGCTGCAGCAGCGCAACTGGATCGGCCGCTCCGAGGGCGCCCGCGTCGACTTCCCCATCGACGGCGAGAACATCACCGTCTTCACCACCCGCCCCGACACCCTGTTCGGCGCCACCTACATGGTGCTGGCCCCCGAGCACCCGCTGGTCGAGAAGTTCACCCCGGCCGCCTGGCCGGAGGGCACCCACGAGGTGTGGACCGGCGGCCACGCGACCCCCGGCGAGGCCGTCAGCGCCTACCGCGCGCAGGCCGCCTCCAAGTCCGACGTGGAGCGGCAGGCCGAGGCCAAGGACAAGACCGGCGTCTTCATCGGCGCCTACGCCACCAACCCGGTCAACGGCGAGCAGGTCCCGGTCTTCATCGCCGACTACGTGCTGATGGGCTACGGCACCGGCGCGATCATGGCCGTCCCGGCCGGCGACCAGCGCGACTTCGAGTTCGCGCGCGCCTTCGAGCTGCCGATCCACTGCATCGTCGAGCCGACGGACGGACGGGGTACGGACACCTCCACGTGGGAGGACGCGTTCTCGTCCTACGAGGCGAAGATCATCAACTCCTCTGGTGAAGGCGTCTCCCTGGACGGCCTGGGCGTGGCCGAGGCCAAGGCCCGCATCACCGAGTGGCTGGAGCGCTCAGGCGTCGGCGAGGGCACCGTCAACTTCCGGCTGCGCGACTGGCTGTTCAGCCGCCAGCGCTACTGGGGCGAGCCCTTCCCGATCGCCTACGACGAGGACGGCATCGCCCACGCCCTGCCCGAGTCGATGCTGCCCCTGGAACTGCCCGAGGTCGAGGACTACTCGCCCCGCACCTTCGACGCGGACGACGCCGACACCCGGCCCGAGACGCCGCTGTCCCGCAACGAGGACTGGGTCAACGTCACGCTGGACCTGGGCGACGGCCGCGGCCCGCGCCCGTTCCGCCGCGAGACCAACACCATGCCCAACTGGGCCGGTTCCTGCTGGTACGAGCTGCGCTACCTGGACCCGCACAACAGCGAGAAGCTGGTCGACCCCGAGATCGAGCAGTACTGGATGGGCCCGCGCGAGGGGCAGCCGCACGGCGGTGTCGACCTGTACGTCGGCGGCGCCGAGCACGCCGTACTGCACCTGCTGTACGCGCGCTTCTGGTCCAAGGTGCTGTACGACCTGGGACACGTCTCCTCCGCCGAGCCGTTCCACAAGCTGTACAACCAGGGCATGATCCAGGCCTACGTGTACCGCGACAGCCGTGGCATCGCGGTACCGGCCGCCGAGGTGGAGGAGCGCGACGGCGCCTACTTCTACCAGGGCGAGAAGGTCTCCCGGCTGCTGGGCAAGATGGGCAAGTCCCTGAAGAACGCCGTCACTCCGGACGAGATCTGCGCCGAGTACGGAGCCGACACGCTGCGGCTGTACGAGATGGCGATGGGCCCGCTGGACGTCTCCCGGCCGTGGGACACGCGCGCGGTGGTGGGCCAGTTCCGGCTGCTGCAGCGGCTGTGGCGCAACGTCGTCGACGAGACGACCGGCGAGGTGACGGTCGTCGACACCGAGCCGGACGAGGAGACGCTGCGCGCCCTGCACAAGGCGATCGACGGGGTGCGCGGTGACCTGGAGGGCATGCGGTTCAACACCGCCATCGCCAAGGTCACCGAGCTGAACAATCACCTGACCAAGGCGGGCAGCGCCGTCTCGCGTCCGGTCGCCGAGGCCCTGGTGCTGATGATCGCCCCGCTGGCCCCGCATGTCGCCGAGGAGCTGTGGCGCCGGCTGGGGCACACGGACTCGGTGGTCCACCACGACTTCCCGGTGGCCGACCCGCGGTACGTGGTCGACGAGACCGTGACCTGTGTCGTGCAGATCAAGGGCAAGGTCAAGGCCCGGCTGGAGGTCTCGCCGGCCATCTCCGACGACGAGCTGGAGAAGGTCGCGCTGGCGGACGAGAAGGTCGTCGCCGCGCTGGGCGGGGCCGGGATCCGGAAGGTGATCGTGCGGGCGCCGAAGCTGGTGAACATCGTTCCGGCGTAGGGGCGGGGTCCGGAGGCGGAGGTCTGGAAGCGGAGGTCTGGAGGCGGAGGCCTGGAGGCGGAGGTCTGGAGGCGGAGGCCTGGAGGCGGAGGCCTGGGGACCGCTTTCGGGGTGGTCCCCCAGCGATCCCCTAGCGGTCCCCTAGTGGTTCTCTGATGGTCCTCTACGGGCAGGTTCGGGGTTCTTCCGGAACTCCGGGCCTGCCCGTTGCGTTTACTGTTGAAGAGCGACGTGAGGTGTGCCGCGATGTCCTGAGGAGGAGCCGGTGGAAGCAGTGATCGCAGTATTCGCCCTGCTCTTCGTGCTGTTTCTCGGGCTCGGCGTCTACGCGACCGTGAAGGTGGTCGGTGCCGCCAAGCGCGGCGTGGACCGCGGCCTCACCCAGGCCCGCCGCACCGTCGAGGACCACACCCTGCGGGCCAAGTCCTTCGCCCAGCCCGGCGCCGCGGGCGAAATCGCCCAGCTCCGGCTGAAACTGCGCACCTCGATGCGCGCCACCCAGGACGCGCTGCACGCGTCCGTCGCCGAGGACGAGTCCCTGAAGGAGTCCATCGGCCTCTTCCAGCGGCTCAGCGCGCACGGCCACGAGCTGGACGACGAGCTCAAGCGCCTGGAGACCGAGCCGGACCGCGGCGCGCTGACCCAGCGGCTGCCCGGGCTGCGCGAGCGCACCGAGCGCATCACACAGTCCGCGGACGCCCTGCGCTGGGCCGCCCGCGACCGGGCCCGCCGCTTCGCCGAGGACGACCTGGACACGCTCAGCGCACAGATCGACGTCGAGGCCGGGGCCCTGCGGCACTGGACGACGCCGGAGCCCGAGCCGACCTCGCGACCCTGGCCCGAAGCGCCCGCCGCCGACGCCACCACAGCCGGGCAGACCTGGCCGGAGACGCCTCAGTCGAGCCCCGAGCAGGAGCCGGCCCGCCCTGCCATCACCCCGCCGGGACCGCGCCCCACCTACTCCTGGCAGAAGAAGGCCCGCCCCGAGAGCACCACTTGATCCGGCCACTCGCGCCACGGGGCACCGGGCCCGGGCTGCCACACGGGCACTACGGCAGGTAACCTCCAGCTCATGTCCCGCCATGTCGCGATCGTCACCGATTCAACGGCCTACCTGCCGACCCGGACGATGGAGCGTCACGGCATCACAGCGGTGCCCCTGACGGTGGTCCTCGGCGACCGGGCACTCGAAGAGGGCACCGAGATCTCGACCCGTGCGCTCGCCCAGGCTTTGCAGAAGCGGCGCCCTGTGACGACCTCGCGGCCCAGCCCCGCCGTCTTCGAGGAGACGTACCGCAAGGTCGCCGAGTCCGGCGCCACCGGCATCGTCTCCCTCCACCTGTCCGCCGAGCTCTCCGGCACCTATGACGCGGCCGTCGTGGCCGCCCGGCAGGCGCCGGTGCCCGTGCGGGTGGTGGACACCGGCATGATCGCGATGGCGCTCGGCTTCTGCGCGCTCTCCGCGGCGGAGGTCGCGGAGTCGGGCGGCACGGTGGACGAGGCGGTCATGGCCGCGGAGAAGCGGGCCTCGGGCACGTCCGCCTACTTCTACGTCGACACCCTCGACTACCTGCGGCGCGGTGGCCGTATCGGTGCCGCGCAGGCCCTGCTGGGTTCGGCCCTCGCGGTGAAGCCGCTGCTGCAACTGTCCGACGGCCGCATCGAACCTCTGGAGAAGGTGCGGACAGCGTCCAAGGCGATCGCCCGACTGGAGGAGATCGCGGCCGAGCGGGCGGGCAGCGGGCAGGTC of the Streptomyces koelreuteriae genome contains:
- a CDS encoding cytochrome b/b6 domain-containing protein, whose product is MNPYDSTADDSFAEFLNFGAGVLSLVCLSCSVIWGLVAQDRVLLDTRRRILAQAVHRTTAVASIVFLLVHIGVKLALAHTSWVAAVIPFGLLLTGEEDATGRAFLIGLGTVASMLMIFVGVTGALRNRFASPAPVAARWRAMHMLAYPAWCAALVHGLYAGRAAKPIFVILYGLSLVGVAAALALRSAPRPVKRKIADKFADLIGPGESSARRDLEESRARATGGSALPGYESRDAPRRPAGSPSGPLYEKAERPATREPAGGFAAAYRAVSTPPTGQQAFAPGPTTRMELPLDMQPTESIPLVDGPSSTSGNWPIPSPPPVGEAPPSAYDPLQDTGFNIPPYDPLQDTGQSIPAYGNPGASGYGSSDVYDTGESNAAFGTYYPNDTYNSGPATETSPGASYDFDAPGSGEPWNTPSGGFK
- the leuS gene encoding leucine--tRNA ligase, which translates into the protein MSETNPAAAAEVAAPHRYTAAMAADIEARWQDFWDADNTYGAPNPKGDLAGEPEAVAQPKKFIMDMFPYPSGAGLHVGHPLGYIATDVFARFQRMTGHNVLHTLGFDAFGLPAEQYAVQTGTHPRVSTEANMENMKSQLRRLGLGHDKRRSFATIDPDYYKWTQWIFLQIFNSWYDHDARRARPIAELIEQFASGERPVPGHTRAWSELSAAEQADVLGEFRLAYASDAPVNWCPGLGTVLANEEVTAEGRSERGNFPVFKSKLRQWNMRITAYADRLLEDLEELDWPEAIKLQQRNWIGRSEGARVDFPIDGENITVFTTRPDTLFGATYMVLAPEHPLVEKFTPAAWPEGTHEVWTGGHATPGEAVSAYRAQAASKSDVERQAEAKDKTGVFIGAYATNPVNGEQVPVFIADYVLMGYGTGAIMAVPAGDQRDFEFARAFELPIHCIVEPTDGRGTDTSTWEDAFSSYEAKIINSSGEGVSLDGLGVAEAKARITEWLERSGVGEGTVNFRLRDWLFSRQRYWGEPFPIAYDEDGIAHALPESMLPLELPEVEDYSPRTFDADDADTRPETPLSRNEDWVNVTLDLGDGRGPRPFRRETNTMPNWAGSCWYELRYLDPHNSEKLVDPEIEQYWMGPREGQPHGGVDLYVGGAEHAVLHLLYARFWSKVLYDLGHVSSAEPFHKLYNQGMIQAYVYRDSRGIAVPAAEVEERDGAYFYQGEKVSRLLGKMGKSLKNAVTPDEICAEYGADTLRLYEMAMGPLDVSRPWDTRAVVGQFRLLQRLWRNVVDETTGEVTVVDTEPDEETLRALHKAIDGVRGDLEGMRFNTAIAKVTELNNHLTKAGSAVSRPVAEALVLMIAPLAPHVAEELWRRLGHTDSVVHHDFPVADPRYVVDETVTCVVQIKGKVKARLEVSPAISDDELEKVALADEKVVAALGGAGIRKVIVRAPKLVNIVPA
- a CDS encoding DegV family protein: MSRHVAIVTDSTAYLPTRTMERHGITAVPLTVVLGDRALEEGTEISTRALAQALQKRRPVTTSRPSPAVFEETYRKVAESGATGIVSLHLSAELSGTYDAAVVAARQAPVPVRVVDTGMIAMALGFCALSAAEVAESGGTVDEAVMAAEKRASGTSAYFYVDTLDYLRRGGRIGAAQALLGSALAVKPLLQLSDGRIEPLEKVRTASKAIARLEEIAAERAGSGQVDAAVHHLAAPDRASALADRLRTRLTGLAELHVSEVGAVIGAHTGPGLLGVVVSPR